One Bacillus sp. FJAT-52991 genomic region harbors:
- the ftsX gene encoding permease-like cell division protein FtsX yields MKPSTVRRHFRESFKNLKRNGWMTFAATSAVTMTLLLVAVFLVVILNMNKIATDIENDVEVRVHIELDAKEVDKQILKDEIQQLPEVESVTYSSKEQELDNLIRDLGEDFALYEQRNPLYDVFVVKTKRPTDTPKAAKKIEKLDSVESAVYGEKKVEKLFSVLKTSRDIGFVLIVGLLFIAMFLISNTIKMTIFARRKEIEIMRLVGATNWFIRWPFLLEGLWIGLLGSVLPVLVVIIGYHYAFKAFTTHMQGQLVQMLDYFPFVLQVSSIVILVGAFIGMWGSVMSVRKFLKI; encoded by the coding sequence ATGAAGCCTAGTACAGTCCGCCGGCATTTTCGAGAAAGCTTTAAGAACCTTAAGAGAAATGGTTGGATGACCTTTGCTGCAACATCTGCAGTTACGATGACACTGTTGTTAGTTGCTGTGTTTCTTGTCGTCATTCTGAATATGAACAAAATTGCTACTGACATTGAAAACGATGTGGAGGTTCGCGTTCATATTGAGTTAGACGCAAAGGAAGTAGACAAACAAATATTGAAGGATGAGATTCAGCAGTTGCCTGAAGTCGAAAGTGTTACCTACTCTTCGAAGGAACAAGAATTAGACAATTTAATTCGAGACTTAGGTGAGGATTTTGCGCTGTATGAACAGAGAAACCCACTTTACGATGTGTTTGTTGTAAAGACAAAACGCCCGACAGATACCCCTAAGGCAGCAAAGAAAATCGAAAAATTAGATTCGGTTGAATCCGCTGTGTATGGGGAGAAAAAAGTAGAAAAGCTATTTAGTGTGTTAAAGACGAGTCGCGACATTGGATTTGTATTGATTGTTGGATTGTTGTTTATAGCGATGTTTTTAATCTCTAATACAATCAAAATGACGATTTTTGCTCGTCGTAAAGAGATTGAAATTATGAGATTAGTAGGAGCAACGAACTGGTTTATCCGTTGGCCCTTTTTATTAGAAGGTTTGTGGATTGGACTTCTCGGCTCGGTGTTACCAGTTCTCGTCGTTATTATTGGCTATCACTATGCATTCAAAGCATTCACAACGCATATGCAAGGACAGCTTGTTCAAATGCTAGATTATTTTCCATTTGTGCTCCAGGTGAGTAGCATTGTTATCCTGGTTGGTGCATTTATCGGCATGTGGGGAAGTGTGATGTCGGTGCGTAAGTTTTTGAAAATATAA
- the ftsE gene encoding cell division ATP-binding protein FtsE codes for MIEMKGVTKKYPNGVTAIHNIDVSIKQGEFVYVVGPSGAGKSTFIKMMYREERPTSGKIVVNGMNLSVLKESSVPYFRRQMGVVFQDFRLLPTLTVYENVAFALEVIEESPENIKKRVMEVLQLVGLKHKAKMLPNELSGGEQQRVSIARAFVNKPKVLIADEPTGNLDMETSWDIMSVFQEINGKGTTVVMATHNKDIVDTIRHRVIVIDKGRIVRDEQRGGYGYEA; via the coding sequence ATGATAGAGATGAAAGGCGTGACAAAAAAGTATCCCAATGGAGTAACTGCCATACATAACATTGATGTTTCCATTAAACAAGGTGAGTTTGTGTATGTTGTCGGGCCAAGTGGTGCTGGTAAGTCGACATTCATTAAGATGATGTACCGCGAAGAACGACCAACAAGCGGGAAAATTGTCGTCAATGGGATGAACTTGTCTGTATTGAAAGAGAGCAGTGTCCCTTATTTTCGACGTCAAATGGGAGTCGTCTTTCAAGATTTCAGACTGCTACCAACATTAACGGTATATGAAAATGTCGCCTTTGCCTTAGAAGTGATAGAAGAAAGCCCAGAGAATATAAAGAAACGAGTCATGGAAGTGCTGCAACTAGTTGGCTTGAAGCACAAAGCGAAAATGCTTCCAAACGAGCTATCAGGAGGAGAGCAGCAACGTGTCTCAATTGCTCGTGCTTTCGTGAATAAGCCAAAAGTATTAATAGCTGATGAGCCGACAGGTAATCTTGATATGGAGACATCTTGGGATATTATGAGTGTTTTTCAGGAAATAAACGGAAAAGGTACGACCGTGGTGATGGCGACTCATAATAAAGATATTGTCGATACGATTCGCCATCGAGTCATCGTGATTGATAAAGGACGAATTGTCCGTGATGAACAGCGAGGTGGTTATGGCTATGAAGCCTAG
- the prfB gene encoding peptide chain release factor 2 (programmed frameshift) yields the protein MELFEIRNELDRTAKKLADFRGSLDLEHKEERIAALEDEMLHPDFWNDQQAAQVVINESNGLKEIVNEYKGLLEVQENLELTHELVKEEADAELQADLESEMEEFIKRINDFELQLLLSEPHDKNNAILELHPGAGGTESQDWGSMLLRMYTRWAEKQGYKVETLDYLPGDEAGIKSVTLLIKGHNAYGYLKAEKGVHRLVRISPFDSSGRRHTSFVSCEVMPEFNEEIEIEIRTEDIKIDTYRASGAGGQHINTTDSAVRITHLATNVVVTCQSERSQIKNREQAMKMLKAKLYQKRLEEQEAELAEIRGEQKEIGWGSQIRSYVFHPYSMVKDHRTSEESGNVQGVMDGDITPFINAYLRSRI from the exons ATGGAATTATTTGAAATTCGTAATGAGTTAGATAGAACAGCTAAGAAATTAGCGGACTTCAGGGGGTCTCTT GACTTAGAACACAAAGAGGAACGGATTGCTGCACTAGAAGATGAAATGCTACATCCTGATTTTTGGAATGATCAGCAAGCGGCGCAAGTGGTGATTAATGAGTCGAATGGATTAAAGGAAATTGTCAATGAATATAAGGGCTTGCTTGAAGTGCAGGAGAATCTTGAATTGACGCATGAGTTGGTGAAAGAGGAGGCTGATGCGGAACTTCAAGCCGATCTTGAATCAGAGATGGAAGAGTTCATAAAGCGCATCAATGATTTTGAGCTGCAGTTATTATTAAGTGAGCCGCATGATAAGAATAATGCCATTTTAGAACTACATCCAGGTGCGGGTGGTACAGAGTCACAAGATTGGGGCTCGATGCTTCTTCGTATGTATACAAGATGGGCAGAAAAGCAAGGTTATAAAGTAGAGACGCTTGACTATCTTCCAGGAGATGAAGCCGGGATTAAAAGTGTGACGCTTCTTATTAAAGGCCATAATGCTTACGGCTATTTAAAAGCGGAAAAAGGCGTTCACCGTTTAGTGCGGATTTCGCCGTTTGATTCTTCTGGCCGCCGTCATACATCGTTTGTTTCTTGTGAAGTAATGCCGGAATTTAATGAAGAAATTGAAATTGAGATTCGTACAGAAGACATTAAAATCGATACGTACCGAGCAAGTGGTGCGGGTGGACAGCATATTAATACGACTGACTCAGCCGTGCGGATCACACACTTAGCGACCAATGTCGTTGTGACTTGCCAGTCCGAGCGTTCACAAATTAAAAACCGTGAGCAAGCCATGAAAATGTTGAAAGCAAAGCTATATCAAAAGAGATTAGAAGAGCAAGAAGCAGAGTTGGCTGAAATTCGTGGAGAGCAAAAGGAGATTGGCTGGGGAAGTCAAATCCGCTCATACGTCTTCCATCCATACTCTATGGTGAAAGACCATCGAACAAGTGAAGAAAGCGGAAACGTACAAGGCGTCATGGATGGAGATATCACCCCGTTTATTAATGCTTATTTACGTTCACGTATATAA
- the cccB gene encoding cytochrome c551, which translates to MKKSLLALLLGSSMALAACGGGDEKAEPEKETGKETASADGEQVYKQSCMSCHGENLEGSVGPALDKIGSKLSEEDILNVIKNGQGGMPPNVVEGADAEAVANWLASKK; encoded by the coding sequence CTGAAAAAGTCATTATTAGCTCTTTTGTTAGGGTCATCCATGGCTCTAGCTGCTTGTGGTGGAGGAGACGAAAAAGCTGAGCCAGAGAAAGAAACTGGTAAAGAAACAGCAAGTGCAGATGGAGAGCAAGTGTACAAGCAAAGCTGTATGAGCTGTCATGGAGAAAACCTTGAAGGTAGCGTAGGACCAGCGCTTGATAAAATTGGGTCAAAACTTAGTGAAGAAGACATTCTTAATGTGATTAAGAATGGTCAAGGCGGTATGCCACCAAATGTTGTAGAAGGTGCAGATGCCGAAGCAGTAGCCAACTGGTTAGCGAGTAAGAAATAA